A section of the Phaseolus vulgaris cultivar G19833 chromosome 8, P. vulgaris v2.0, whole genome shotgun sequence genome encodes:
- the LOC137826609 gene encoding LOB domain-containing protein 25-like isoform X2 yields the protein MASSSYSNSPCAACKFLRRKCMPDCIFAPYFPPEEPQKFANVHKIFGASNVSKLLNEVQPHQREDAVNSLAYEAEARIKDPVYGCVGAISVLQRQVIRLQKELDATNADLIRYTCNEIPTQDGRRMGEGGGSSLGQSPGYYYPSPWNNDPLGDGYHRGDNNM from the coding sequence ATGGCCTCTTCTAGTTACTCTAACTCTCCCTGTGCTGCCTGCAAGTTTTTGAGAAGGAAATGCATGCCAGATTGCATTTTTGCTCCATATTTCCCACCAGAAGAGCCTCAAAAGTTTGCCAATGTTCACAAGATATTTGGTGCCAGCAACGTGAGTAAACTCCTGAATGAAGTCCAACCCCATCAAAGGGAGGATGCAGTGAATTCTCTGGCCTATGAAGCTGAAGCACGGATAAAAGATCCAGTTTATGGTTGTGTTGGAGCAATTTCAGTACTCCAAAGACAAGTAATTAGGCTCCAAAAGGAACTTGATGCCACAAACGCTGATTTGATCCGCTATACCTGCAATGAAATTCCCACTCAAGATGGGAGAAGAATGGGTGAAGGGGGAGGTTCCTCTCTAGGTCAATCTCCTGGTTATTACTACCCTTCTCCTTGGAACAATGATCCACTTGGGGATGGTTATCACAGAGGTGACAATAATATGTGA
- the LOC137826609 gene encoding LOB domain-containing protein 25-like isoform X1 codes for MLLPKKEVPGCALVKIMASSSYSNSPCAACKFLRRKCMPDCIFAPYFPPEEPQKFANVHKIFGASNVSKLLNEVQPHQREDAVNSLAYEAEARIKDPVYGCVGAISVLQRQVIRLQKELDATNADLIRYTCNEIPTQDGRRMGEGGGSSLGQSPGYYYPSPWNNDPLGDGYHRGDNNM; via the exons ATGTTATTACCAAAAAAGGAAGTACCGGGATGTGCTTTAG TGAAGATCATGGCCTCTTCTAGTTACTCTAACTCTCCCTGTGCTGCCTGCAAGTTTTTGAGAAGGAAATGCATGCCAGATTGCATTTTTGCTCCATATTTCCCACCAGAAGAGCCTCAAAAGTTTGCCAATGTTCACAAGATATTTGGTGCCAGCAACGTGAGTAAACTCCTGAATGAAGTCCAACCCCATCAAAGGGAGGATGCAGTGAATTCTCTGGCCTATGAAGCTGAAGCACGGATAAAAGATCCAGTTTATGGTTGTGTTGGAGCAATTTCAGTACTCCAAAGACAAGTAATTAGGCTCCAAAAGGAACTTGATGCCACAAACGCTGATTTGATCCGCTATACCTGCAATGAAATTCCCACTCAAGATGGGAGAAGAATGGGTGAAGGGGGAGGTTCCTCTCTAGGTCAATCTCCTGGTTATTACTACCCTTCTCCTTGGAACAATGATCCACTTGGGGATGGTTATCACAGAGGTGACAATAATATGTGA